From a single Nocardioides panacis genomic region:
- a CDS encoding fatty acid desaturase family protein: MAISDVTEYTHLSPEQVDELGRELDEIRAEIEASRGAADAAYINRVITVQRRLAAAGRITLFASRYKPAFVAGTAMLGVAKILENMEIGHNVMHGQWDWMNDPEIHSSTWEWDTAQPAEQWKHSHNYVHHQFTNVLGHDNDIGYGVLRMAREQRWHPVNLGQPVYNTLLALLFQWGVALHDLDLEAIRKKRKDPEEMKRQLRQIGRKVRRQFAKDYVVYPLLSGPNALTTLKANATANVMRNVWSYLIIFCGHFPDGAMHFTEEEIEDETRPEWYLRQMLGSANFQGGRLLHVLSGNLGFQIEHHLFPDLPSNRYAEISVRVRDLCRRYGIPYTTGPLHRQYGQVLRTIHKLALPNGMTTDDTPTPPPSPIERGRRLTDAERPTRRLETGGWSTRRSA, from the coding sequence ATGGCGATCTCGGACGTCACGGAGTACACCCACCTGTCCCCCGAGCAGGTCGACGAGCTCGGCCGCGAGCTCGACGAGATCCGCGCGGAGATCGAGGCGTCGCGCGGCGCCGCCGACGCGGCGTACATCAACCGCGTCATCACCGTCCAGCGACGGCTCGCCGCCGCGGGCCGGATCACGCTGTTCGCGAGCCGGTACAAGCCGGCGTTCGTCGCCGGCACCGCGATGCTCGGGGTCGCCAAGATCCTGGAGAACATGGAGATCGGGCACAACGTCATGCACGGCCAGTGGGACTGGATGAACGACCCGGAGATCCACTCCAGCACCTGGGAGTGGGACACCGCGCAGCCCGCCGAGCAGTGGAAGCACTCGCACAACTACGTGCACCACCAGTTCACCAACGTGCTCGGCCACGACAACGACATCGGGTACGGCGTGCTGCGGATGGCGCGCGAGCAGCGCTGGCACCCGGTCAACCTCGGTCAGCCGGTCTACAACACCCTGCTCGCGCTGCTGTTCCAGTGGGGCGTCGCGCTGCACGACCTGGACCTCGAGGCGATCCGCAAGAAGCGCAAGGATCCCGAGGAGATGAAGCGGCAGCTCAGGCAGATCGGCCGGAAGGTCCGCCGGCAGTTCGCCAAGGACTACGTCGTCTACCCGCTGCTGTCCGGCCCGAACGCGCTGACCACCCTGAAGGCCAACGCAACGGCCAACGTGATGCGCAACGTGTGGTCCTACCTGATCATCTTCTGCGGGCACTTCCCGGACGGCGCGATGCACTTCACCGAGGAGGAGATCGAGGACGAGACCCGTCCCGAGTGGTACCTCCGGCAGATGCTCGGCTCCGCGAACTTCCAGGGCGGCCGGCTGCTGCACGTGCTGTCCGGCAACCTGGGGTTCCAGATCGAGCACCACCTGTTCCCCGACCTGCCGAGCAACCGGTACGCCGAGATCTCCGTGCGGGTCCGGGACCTCTGCCGCCGGTACGGCATCCCCTACACGACCGGCCCGCTGCACCGCCAGTACGGCCAGGTGCTGCGCACCATCCACAAGCTCGCGCTGCCCAACGGGATGACCACCGACGACACCCCGACCCCGCCGCCCAGCCCGATCGAGCGCGGCCGCCGGCTGACCGACGCCGAGCGGCCCACCCG
- a CDS encoding phosphatidylglycerol lysyltransferase domain-containing protein codes for MWRRLWTTVRTPSWVARIVGLVGAVTVVSAVLPGFRDRTRIIYELVPDAFPAAATTGAAAVGLVLVVLSRALRRGKARAWLLATVLAAVAALLHLLKGLDVEEAVLSLALVVLLLGARGNFTAKPDPRSLSRTVAVLVIGPLVATVLGWLWLAIDADGQVPGTGTPARFAHAFLGLFGITGPVRFIDQRDGQRAAVALVVLGASVLLVAFLVALAPADGPHGLNAEEDGRLRALLDSWGSIDSLSYFALRNDRSVIFSPSGKAAITYRVVGTVSLAAGDPLGDPEAWPGAIAEWLAEARSFGWVPAVLAASERGAEAFHRAGMDALELGDEAILHVGEFSLEGRSMRGVRQAVSRCERAGLQVTCARVADLDDETLECVRTHADQWRDGAVERGFSMALGRFGERADGQAVVALCRDGAGELRGLLHFVPWGADGLSLDLMRRDRESENGIVEQMVAGLMAETAALGVRRVSLNFAVFRSVFARGERLGAGPVLRVWRAVLLWASRFWQIESLYRANAKYQPEWVPRFVCFRSSADLPRVSVAALRAEAFLVAPSWVQRFVRS; via the coding sequence ATGTGGCGCCGTCTCTGGACGACCGTGCGCACCCCGTCCTGGGTCGCCCGGATCGTCGGCCTGGTCGGCGCGGTCACCGTGGTCAGCGCGGTGCTCCCCGGCTTCCGGGACCGCACCCGGATCATCTACGAGCTGGTGCCGGACGCGTTCCCGGCGGCCGCCACGACCGGCGCGGCCGCCGTGGGCCTGGTGCTGGTCGTGCTGTCCCGCGCCCTGCGCCGCGGCAAGGCCCGGGCCTGGCTGCTGGCCACCGTGCTGGCCGCCGTCGCCGCGCTGCTGCACCTGCTCAAGGGCCTCGACGTCGAGGAGGCCGTCCTCTCGCTCGCCCTGGTGGTGCTGCTGCTCGGCGCCCGCGGCAACTTCACCGCCAAGCCGGACCCCCGGTCGCTGAGCCGGACCGTGGCGGTGCTCGTGATCGGGCCGCTCGTCGCGACGGTCCTCGGCTGGCTGTGGCTGGCGATCGACGCGGACGGCCAGGTCCCGGGGACCGGCACCCCGGCCCGGTTCGCGCACGCGTTCCTCGGCCTGTTCGGGATCACCGGGCCGGTGCGGTTCATCGACCAGCGCGACGGTCAGCGGGCCGCGGTCGCACTGGTGGTGCTCGGGGCGTCGGTGCTGCTGGTCGCGTTCCTGGTCGCCCTCGCCCCGGCGGACGGCCCGCACGGCCTGAACGCGGAGGAGGACGGGCGGCTGCGGGCGCTGCTCGACTCGTGGGGCTCCATCGACTCGCTGTCGTACTTCGCGCTGCGCAACGACCGGTCGGTGATCTTCTCCCCCTCCGGCAAGGCCGCGATCACCTACCGCGTGGTCGGCACCGTCTCCCTGGCGGCCGGCGACCCGCTCGGCGACCCCGAGGCGTGGCCCGGTGCCATCGCGGAGTGGCTGGCCGAGGCCCGCTCGTTCGGCTGGGTGCCGGCCGTGCTGGCCGCGAGCGAGCGCGGCGCCGAGGCGTTCCACCGGGCCGGGATGGACGCCCTCGAGCTCGGCGACGAGGCGATCCTGCACGTCGGGGAGTTCTCGCTGGAGGGCCGCTCGATGCGCGGGGTCCGGCAGGCGGTGTCCCGCTGCGAGCGGGCCGGCCTGCAGGTGACCTGCGCCCGGGTGGCCGACCTCGATGACGAGACCCTGGAGTGCGTCCGGACGCACGCCGACCAGTGGCGCGACGGCGCGGTGGAGCGCGGGTTCTCGATGGCGCTGGGCCGCTTCGGCGAGCGCGCCGACGGGCAGGCGGTGGTGGCGCTGTGCCGGGACGGTGCGGGCGAGCTGCGCGGGCTGCTGCACTTCGTGCCGTGGGGCGCCGACGGGCTGTCGCTGGACCTGATGCGCCGCGACCGGGAGTCCGAGAACGGCATCGTCGAGCAGATGGTCGCCGGCCTGATGGCCGAGACGGCCGCCCTCGGCGTACGTCGCGTGTCGCTGAACTTCGCGGTGTTCCGCAGCGTGTTCGCCCGCGGGGAGCGGCTCGGCGCCGGACCGGTGCTGCGGGTGTGGCGCGCGGTGCTGCTGTGGGCGTCGCGGTTCTGGCAGATCGAGTCGCTCTACCGGGCGAACGCGAAGTACCAGCCCGAGTGGGTGCCGCGGTTCGTCTGCTTCCGGTCGTCGGCCGACCTGCCGCGGGTCAGCGTCGCGGCCCTGCGCGCGGAGGCCTTCCTGGTCGCGCCGTCCTGGGTGCAGCGGTTCGTGCGCTCCTGA
- a CDS encoding DUF222 domain-containing protein, producing the protein MARRLEETYHATRDAFAAGAVNQDQVAVIVRSADLLPVDVSDAQRRAAEAGLVAEAVAGANAKRLRQAVGGCSRWSPGSWPTRTKRGC; encoded by the coding sequence GTGGCGCGGCGGCTGGAGGAGACCTACCACGCGACCCGGGACGCGTTCGCCGCCGGTGCGGTCAACCAGGACCAGGTCGCGGTGATCGTGCGGTCCGCGGACCTGCTCCCGGTCGACGTGAGCGACGCGCAGCGGCGGGCTGCGGAGGCAGGGCTCGTGGCCGAGGCGGTCGCGGGGGCGAACGCCAAGCGGTTGAGGCAGGCCGTCGGCGGATGCTCGAGGTGGTCACCCGGGAGCTGGCCGACGCGCACGAAGCGAGGGTGCTGA
- a CDS encoding alpha/beta hydrolase yields the protein MPSPQHQLLTRVIPVIRRRSEVLDPEQVRRDVLARQAQADPSPPRRVARAFTVRRTERSGLPVFELAPRGADPVRTVLYLHGGGFVSGLDHFHWRYAARLARGLGVRVVLPAYPLTPTHTWRDALPGSSTCSSSSRSSRRRASW from the coding sequence GTGCCCAGTCCCCAGCACCAGCTCCTGACCCGCGTGATCCCGGTGATCCGCCGTCGCAGCGAGGTGCTCGATCCCGAGCAGGTCCGCCGCGACGTGCTGGCCCGTCAGGCGCAGGCGGACCCGTCACCCCCGCGACGGGTGGCCCGCGCGTTCACCGTGCGCCGCACCGAGCGGTCCGGGCTGCCGGTCTTCGAGCTCGCCCCGCGCGGCGCAGACCCGGTCCGGACCGTGCTCTACCTGCACGGCGGCGGGTTCGTCAGCGGACTGGACCACTTCCACTGGCGGTACGCCGCCCGGCTGGCCCGCGGCCTCGGGGTGCGCGTCGTGCTGCCGGCCTACCCCCTGACCCCGACCCACACCTGGCGCGACGCGCTCCCCGGCTCGTCGACCTGTTCGAGCAGCTCGCGGTCGAGTCGCCGCAGGGCGTCGTGGTGA
- a CDS encoding HNH endonuclease signature motif containing protein, protein MCREGCERPFAWCDVHHAQPRGHGGGTDLDNGVPLCGFHHRRAHDPRFDLSHLPTGEVRYHRRR, encoded by the coding sequence GTGTGCCGCGAAGGCTGCGAGCGTCCCTTCGCCTGGTGCGACGTCCACCACGCCCAGCCGCGGGGCCACGGTGGCGGCACCGACCTCGACAACGGCGTCCCGCTCTGCGGGTTCCACCACCGCCGCGCCCACGACCCTCGCTTCGACCTCAGCCACCTCCCCACCGGCGAGGTCCGCTACCACCGACGACGGTGA
- a CDS encoding thiamine ABC transporter substrate-binding protein yields the protein MHALRALTTAGLALALTSATACSVGGGTTAESTGSGAGRTVVVATHDSWAMSKDVLKQFTAKTGYTVKIEPNGDAGQLTNKLVLTKGSPIADMTYGIDNTFASRAVDEGILADYTPKDLPGSVADYALPDAREAARLTPVDFGDVCVNVDDTWFAKHHLTPPASLDDLTRPAYKDLFVTPGASSSSPGLAFLLATVARYGDAWPSYWTRLMGNGTKITSGWSDAYEVDFTAGGGGGDRPIVLSYASSPPFTIPKGATKPTTSALLDTCFRQVEYAGVLAGAKNPEGARAFIDFMEQKSFQEALPENMYVFPVDRQATLPADWARYAEVAPKPFTVAPAEVAKNRDTWLREWSDVTTR from the coding sequence ATGCACGCTCTGCGCGCACTGACCACGGCAGGGCTGGCGCTGGCGCTGACCTCTGCGACCGCCTGCTCCGTGGGCGGGGGTACGACGGCGGAGTCGACCGGCTCCGGCGCGGGCAGGACCGTCGTGGTCGCCACCCACGACTCCTGGGCGATGTCCAAGGACGTCTTGAAGCAGTTCACCGCGAAGACCGGCTACACCGTCAAGATCGAGCCCAACGGCGACGCCGGCCAGCTCACCAACAAGCTGGTGCTGACCAAGGGCTCCCCGATCGCGGACATGACCTACGGCATCGACAACACCTTCGCCTCGCGGGCGGTCGACGAGGGGATCCTGGCCGACTACACGCCGAAGGACCTGCCGGGCTCCGTCGCGGACTACGCGCTCCCCGACGCCCGGGAGGCCGCGCGGCTGACCCCGGTCGACTTCGGCGACGTGTGCGTCAACGTCGACGACACCTGGTTCGCGAAGCACCACCTCACCCCGCCCGCGTCGCTGGACGACCTGACCCGGCCGGCGTACAAGGACCTCTTCGTGACCCCGGGGGCGTCGAGCTCCTCGCCGGGGCTGGCGTTCCTGCTGGCCACCGTGGCGAGGTACGGCGACGCCTGGCCGTCGTACTGGACGAGGCTGATGGGCAACGGCACCAAGATCACCTCCGGCTGGTCGGACGCCTACGAGGTCGACTTCACCGCGGGCGGCGGGGGCGGGGACCGGCCGATCGTGCTGTCCTACGCCTCCTCGCCGCCGTTCACGATCCCGAAGGGCGCTACGAAGCCGACCACCAGCGCGCTGCTGGACACCTGCTTCCGGCAGGTGGAGTACGCCGGCGTGCTGGCCGGCGCGAAGAACCCGGAGGGCGCCCGGGCGTTCATCGACTTCATGGAGCAGAAGTCCTTCCAGGAGGCGCTGCCCGAGAACATGTACGTGTTCCCCGTCGACCGGCAGGCGACGCTGCCCGCGGACTGGGCGAGGTACGCCGAGGTCGCCCCGAAGCCGTTCACCGTCGCTCCCGCGGAGGTCGCCAAGAACCGCGACACCTGGCTGCGGGAGTGGAGCGACGTCACCACCCGGTGA
- a CDS encoding alpha/beta hydrolase fold domain-containing protein, translating into MGDSAGGGLAVGLVQQVVRRSGPQPTHLVAFAPWVDLTGETPGTAEAAADDPWLTLGKLRLYGTWWGAGDPPAPEASPLTGDLSGLPPTLVLCGTRDLLVPQARALVRAAQQVGSPVTYVEEPGLLHVYPLLPIPEARRAWRQVRAFL; encoded by the coding sequence ATGGGCGACTCCGCCGGTGGTGGGCTCGCGGTCGGTCTGGTCCAGCAGGTCGTGCGCCGCTCCGGCCCGCAGCCGACCCACCTGGTGGCGTTCGCCCCCTGGGTCGACCTGACCGGCGAGACCCCCGGCACCGCGGAGGCCGCGGCCGACGACCCGTGGCTGACCCTGGGCAAGCTGCGGCTCTACGGCACCTGGTGGGGCGCGGGCGACCCGCCGGCCCCCGAGGCCAGCCCGCTGACCGGCGACCTGTCGGGGCTGCCCCCGACGCTGGTGCTGTGCGGCACCCGCGACCTGCTGGTGCCGCAGGCCCGCGCGCTGGTGCGGGCCGCCCAGCAGGTCGGCAGCCCGGTGACGTACGTCGAGGAGCCCGGGCTGCTGCACGTCTACCCGCTGCTCCCGATCCCGGAGGCCCGGCGGGCGTGGCGCCAGGTGCGGGCGTTCCTCTGA
- a CDS encoding ferredoxin reductase, with protein sequence MARFDWQLDWQRVRDVASRLTTPLHPDDYLSMINPLWSTRELRGRVEEVVPETDDAATLTIRPGWGWSFDHRAGQYIGIGVELDGRFHWRSYSLSSAPRHDRGTVTITVRAMPEGFLSDHLVRGLAPGTIVRLAAPAGEFTLPDPPPARTLFLVGGSGITPVMSMLRTLDRRGTMPDALLVYSSPNQDRMIFREELRRLHEKHPTLRVIERFTESEGLFALDELDTVCPDWRDRSTWACGPAAMLDAAEAHWQRAGCEDLLHLERFSLDFGDSDAEGGVITFANSGKQVEVDGATTLLEAGEQAGVGMPYGCRIGICHTCTLTLASGRIKDLRTGEEHFEPNESVQTCVTAACGDITLNI encoded by the coding sequence ATGGCCCGGTTCGACTGGCAGCTCGACTGGCAACGTGTCCGGGACGTCGCGAGCCGGCTCACCACCCCGCTGCACCCCGACGACTACCTGTCGATGATCAACCCGCTGTGGTCGACCCGCGAGCTGCGCGGGCGGGTGGAGGAGGTCGTGCCGGAGACCGACGACGCCGCGACCCTGACGATCCGCCCCGGCTGGGGCTGGTCGTTCGACCACCGGGCCGGGCAGTACATCGGCATCGGCGTGGAGCTCGACGGCCGGTTCCACTGGCGGTCCTACTCACTGAGCTCGGCCCCGCGCCACGACCGGGGCACCGTCACGATCACCGTCCGGGCGATGCCCGAGGGTTTCCTGTCCGACCACCTGGTGCGGGGCCTCGCGCCGGGCACCATCGTGCGGCTCGCCGCACCGGCCGGGGAGTTCACGCTCCCCGACCCGCCGCCCGCCCGGACGCTGTTCCTGGTCGGCGGCAGCGGCATCACCCCGGTGATGTCGATGCTGCGCACGCTCGACCGGCGGGGCACCATGCCGGACGCGCTGCTGGTCTACTCCTCGCCCAACCAGGACCGGATGATCTTCCGCGAGGAGCTCCGCCGGCTGCACGAGAAGCACCCGACCCTGCGGGTGATCGAGCGGTTCACCGAGAGCGAGGGGCTGTTCGCGCTCGACGAGCTGGACACGGTGTGCCCGGACTGGCGCGACCGGAGCACCTGGGCGTGCGGCCCGGCGGCGATGCTGGACGCCGCGGAGGCGCACTGGCAGCGGGCCGGGTGCGAGGACCTGCTGCACCTGGAGCGGTTCTCCCTGGACTTCGGCGACAGCGATGCCGAGGGCGGCGTGATCACGTTCGCCAACTCCGGCAAGCAGGTCGAGGTGGACGGCGCGACAACGCTTCTGGAGGCCGGCGAGCAGGCCGGCGTGGGCATGCCCTACGGCTGCCGGATCGGGATCTGCCACACCTGCACGCTCACGCTCGCCTCCGGGCGGATCAAGGACCTGCGCACCGGCGAGGAGCACTTCGAGCCGAACGAGTCCGTCCAGACCTGCGTCACCGCCGCGTGCGGCGACATCACCCTGAACATCTGA
- a CDS encoding transporter substrate-binding domain-containing protein: MSDLSADLVPTGVLRAAINLGNPVLAQGTPEQPSGVTVDLAREVAGRLGVPLELVCFDAARASLAAMTDGRADLCFLAVDPARAEEVAFTAPYVVIEGVYVVPADSHLTTPADVDRPGVRVGVKQGSAYDLFLTRTLRHATVVRGAEGVDVFREQGLEAGAGIRQPMTAYAADHPEVRVVEERFMQIEQAVGTSVDRTPGAVAFLRDVVEELKASGFVTDSLARSGQPGATVAPPA; encoded by the coding sequence ATGAGCGACCTCTCCGCCGACCTCGTGCCCACCGGCGTGCTGCGCGCCGCGATCAACCTCGGCAACCCGGTGCTGGCCCAGGGCACCCCGGAGCAGCCGTCGGGCGTCACCGTCGACCTGGCGCGCGAGGTCGCCGGCCGCCTGGGCGTGCCGTTGGAGCTGGTCTGCTTCGACGCGGCCCGCGCGTCGCTGGCGGCGATGACCGACGGCCGGGCAGACCTCTGCTTCCTCGCCGTGGACCCCGCACGCGCCGAGGAGGTGGCGTTCACCGCGCCGTACGTCGTGATCGAGGGCGTGTACGTCGTCCCGGCGGACTCGCACCTCACCACGCCGGCGGACGTCGACCGGCCCGGCGTGCGCGTCGGCGTCAAGCAGGGCTCGGCCTACGACCTGTTCCTCACGCGCACGCTGCGTCACGCGACCGTGGTCCGCGGGGCCGAGGGCGTCGACGTGTTCCGCGAGCAGGGCCTGGAGGCCGGTGCCGGCATCCGCCAGCCGATGACCGCCTACGCCGCCGACCATCCCGAGGTCCGGGTGGTCGAGGAGCGCTTCATGCAGATCGAGCAGGCAGTGGGTACGTCGGTCGACAGGACTCCCGGCGCCGTGGCGTTCCTGCGGGACGTCGTGGAGGAGCTGAAGGCGAGTGGTTTCGTCACCGACTCGCTCGCGCGCTCCGGGCAGCCCGGCGCGACCGTCGCCCCGCCGGCCTAG